In Stenotrophomonas sp. ESTM1D_MKCIP4_1, a single genomic region encodes these proteins:
- the ybgC gene encoding tol-pal system-associated acyl-CoA thioesterase, whose amino-acid sequence MSVEPRFSWPTRIYWEDTDAGGVVYHARYVAFMERARTEWMRALGYGQERMRSEHGMVFAVRSMQMDFIKPARLDDALQVSATLVQLKKASMVFDQRVERDGELLLSAQVRIAALDAASFRPRGMDDIVLAALQPHLHPESEL is encoded by the coding sequence ATGTCGGTTGAGCCCCGATTCAGTTGGCCGACACGCATTTACTGGGAAGATACGGACGCTGGCGGGGTGGTCTACCACGCCCGCTACGTGGCCTTCATGGAACGGGCCCGGACCGAATGGATGCGCGCGCTGGGCTACGGCCAGGAGCGCATGCGCAGCGAGCACGGCATGGTGTTCGCGGTGCGTTCGATGCAGATGGACTTCATCAAGCCGGCCCGGCTGGATGACGCCCTGCAGGTGAGCGCCACCCTGGTCCAGCTGAAGAAGGCCAGCATGGTCTTCGACCAGCGGGTCGAACGCGACGGCGAACTGCTGCTGTCTGCCCAGGTCCGCATCGCTGCACTGGACGCGGCCAGTTTCCGCCCGCGTGGCATGGACGACATCGTCCTGGCCGCGCTGCAACCCCACCTCCACCCCGAATCCGAACTTTGA
- the tolQ gene encoding protein TolQ, whose product MIATLLALQATVTEALPADVSNAATQTLAQATTGGGINYLELMAKASLPVKIIVLLLLVGSFVSWVIIFRKARVFKQATREADEFENRFWSGADLGKLYSSATDRSRNVGGLEAIFEAGFREYSRLRDKRRLDGRAQLEGAQRAMRTTYTREVDQLERNLELLANIGSTAPYVGLVGTVFGIMVTMHDMISSGAQAGIAAVAPGISEALFATAIGLFVAIPAVWAYNRFTTRVERMSVRFETFAEEFSSILQRQSAGDE is encoded by the coding sequence ATGATCGCAACGCTCCTGGCCCTGCAGGCCACGGTCACCGAGGCACTGCCGGCCGATGTCAGCAACGCCGCGACCCAGACCCTTGCCCAGGCCACCACCGGCGGCGGCATCAACTACCTCGAACTGATGGCCAAGGCCAGCCTGCCGGTGAAGATCATCGTGCTGCTGCTGCTGGTCGGCTCGTTCGTCAGCTGGGTGATCATTTTCCGCAAGGCCCGCGTGTTCAAGCAGGCCACCCGCGAAGCGGACGAGTTCGAGAACCGCTTCTGGTCCGGTGCCGACCTGGGCAAGCTGTACAGCTCGGCCACCGACCGCAGCCGCAACGTGGGGGGGCTGGAAGCCATCTTCGAGGCCGGCTTCCGCGAATACAGCCGCCTGCGCGACAAGCGTCGGCTGGATGGCCGCGCGCAGCTGGAAGGCGCCCAGCGCGCCATGCGCACCACCTACACCCGTGAAGTGGACCAGCTCGAACGCAACCTCGAACTGCTGGCCAACATCGGCTCCACCGCCCCGTACGTGGGCTTGGTCGGCACCGTGTTCGGCATCATGGTCACCATGCACGACATGATCAGCAGCGGTGCCCAGGCCGGTATCGCCGCCGTGGCGCCGGGCATTTCCGAGGCCCTGTTCGCCACCGCCATCGGCCTGTTCGTGGCCATCCCGGCGGTGTGGGCCTACAACCGCTTCACCACCCGCGTGGAACGCATGTCGGTGCGGTTCGAGACCTTCGCCGAAGAGTTCAGCTCGATCCTGCAGCGCCAGAGCGCTGGCGACGAGTAA
- the ybgF gene encoding tol-pal system protein YbgF, translated as MRIGIKLMLVVAAALVAAAPAHAQRQSLADRVGALEQQMYNNSANQDLLNQINQLRQQVTSLQSTLEQIQHENAQLKQSAQDQYLDLDSRLNRLEGGNAAPPALPPVPATTSKAPAAPAQPTAAATSERPPSVHGDPGSLAATGDERTSYNVAFDALKAGKYDDSAQLFLSFLELYPNGVYTPNALYWLGESYYATRNFPMAETQFRELLSRYPTHDKASGGLLKVGLSQYGEGKVDLAQQTLETVVAQYPGSDAARTAQDRLQSIRLGRQIR; from the coding sequence ATGCGCATCGGCATCAAACTGATGCTGGTCGTTGCGGCAGCCCTTGTGGCTGCCGCACCGGCGCATGCACAGCGACAGAGCCTGGCCGACCGTGTCGGCGCGCTCGAGCAGCAGATGTACAACAACAGTGCCAACCAGGACCTGTTGAACCAGATCAATCAGCTGCGGCAGCAGGTCACCAGCCTGCAGTCGACCCTCGAGCAGATCCAGCACGAAAACGCCCAGCTCAAGCAGTCCGCCCAGGACCAGTACCTGGATCTGGACAGCCGCCTGAACCGGTTGGAAGGGGGCAATGCAGCGCCGCCGGCCCTGCCGCCCGTTCCGGCAACCACGTCGAAGGCCCCCGCGGCCCCGGCGCAGCCCACTGCAGCGGCCACTTCCGAGCGGCCGCCATCGGTGCATGGCGACCCGGGCAGCCTGGCGGCCACCGGTGACGAACGCACCTCGTACAACGTCGCCTTCGATGCGCTCAAGGCCGGCAAGTACGACGATTCGGCGCAGCTGTTCCTGAGCTTCCTGGAGCTGTACCCGAACGGCGTCTACACCCCCAACGCGCTGTACTGGCTGGGTGAGAGCTACTACGCCACCCGCAATTTCCCGATGGCCGAGACCCAGTTCCGCGAACTGCTCTCGCGTTATCCCACGCACGACAAGGCCTCTGGCGGCCTGCTGAAGGTTGGCCTCTCGCAGTATGGCGAGGGCAAGGTCGACCTGGCCCAGCAGACCCTGGAAACCGTCGTGGCGCAGTACCCGGGCTCGGACGCCGCGCGCACCGCGCAGGACCGCCTGCAGTCCATCCGCCTGGGTCGGCAGATCCGCTGA
- the ruvB gene encoding Holliday junction branch migration DNA helicase RuvB, whose protein sequence is MTDDRIIGAGATREDDAADASIRPKRLADYLGQAPVREQMEIYIQAAKARGDALDHVLIFGPPGLGKTTLSHVIANELGVALRVTSGPVIEKAGDLAALLTNLQPHDVLFIDEIHRLSPVVEEVLYPAMEDFQIDIMIGEGPAARSIKIDLPPFTLIGATTRAGLLTAPLRDRFGIVQRLEFYSVEELTRIVRRSAAILAIDCTADGAGEIARRARGTPRIANRLLRRVRDYAQVKAGGHIDEAVAQAAMKMLKVDPEGFDELDRRLLKTMVDYFDGGPVGIESLAAALSEERGTLEDVVEPYLIQQGFLVRTARGRMATHKAYRHMGLKPKNPPQDLFAEVPDVG, encoded by the coding sequence ATGACTGACGACCGCATCATCGGCGCCGGCGCCACCCGCGAGGATGACGCCGCCGACGCCAGCATCCGACCCAAGCGACTGGCCGATTACCTCGGCCAGGCCCCGGTGCGCGAGCAGATGGAAATCTACATCCAGGCCGCCAAGGCCCGTGGCGACGCGCTCGACCACGTGCTCATCTTCGGGCCGCCCGGCCTCGGCAAGACCACCCTCAGCCACGTCATCGCCAACGAACTGGGCGTGGCGCTGCGGGTCACCTCCGGCCCGGTGATCGAAAAGGCCGGCGACCTGGCCGCGCTGCTGACCAACCTGCAGCCGCACGATGTGCTGTTCATCGACGAAATCCATCGCCTGTCACCGGTGGTCGAAGAAGTGCTGTACCCGGCGATGGAAGACTTCCAGATCGACATCATGATCGGCGAGGGCCCCGCAGCCCGCTCGATCAAGATCGACCTGCCGCCGTTCACCCTCATCGGTGCCACCACCCGCGCCGGCCTGCTGACCGCGCCGCTGCGCGACCGCTTCGGCATCGTCCAGCGCCTGGAGTTCTACAGCGTCGAGGAACTCACCCGCATCGTGCGCCGTTCGGCGGCCATCCTGGCCATCGACTGCACCGCCGACGGGGCAGGGGAGATCGCCCGCCGTGCGCGTGGCACCCCGCGTATCGCCAACCGCCTGCTGCGCCGCGTGCGCGACTACGCCCAGGTCAAGGCCGGCGGCCACATCGACGAAGCCGTCGCCCAGGCCGCCATGAAAATGCTCAAGGTCGACCCGGAAGGCTTCGACGAGCTTGACCGGCGCCTGCTGAAAACCATGGTCGACTACTTCGATGGCGGCCCGGTCGGCATCGAATCCCTCGCCGCAGCCCTGTCCGAAGAGCGCGGCACGCTGGAAGACGTGGTCGAGCCCTACCTGATCCAGCAGGGCTTCCTGGTGCGTACCGCGCGTGGCCGCATGGCCACCCACAAGGCCTACCGGCACATGGGCCTGAAGCCCAAGAACCCGCCGCAGGACCTGTTTGCGGAGGTTCCCGATGTCGGTTGA
- the pal gene encoding peptidoglycan-associated lipoprotein Pal, producing MNKSTRVLLVSLLSVAVLAGCSKKVKEEAPASVDTGTSTTAPTGPSTSGLYGPGDLDTDACLRQRVVYFDLDKEDVKPEFQAIMACHAKYLRDRPSSRITLQGHTDERGSRAYNQALGERRGNGVNSALQANGGSASQLTVVSYGEERPVCTESNESCWSQNRRVEIVYTAQ from the coding sequence ATGAACAAGTCCACCCGCGTTCTGCTTGTTTCCCTGCTGTCCGTGGCCGTCCTGGCCGGTTGCTCGAAGAAGGTGAAGGAAGAAGCCCCGGCTTCGGTCGACACCGGCACCTCGACCACCGCTCCGACCGGTCCGTCCACCTCCGGCCTGTACGGCCCGGGCGACCTGGACACCGACGCCTGCCTGCGTCAGCGCGTTGTCTACTTCGATCTGGACAAGGAAGACGTGAAGCCGGAATTCCAGGCGATCATGGCTTGCCATGCCAAGTACCTGCGTGACCGTCCGTCCTCGCGCATCACCCTGCAGGGCCACACCGACGAGCGCGGTTCGCGCGCGTACAACCAGGCCCTGGGCGAGCGTCGTGGCAACGGCGTCAACTCGGCCCTGCAGGCCAACGGTGGCTCGGCTTCGCAGCTGACCGTCGTGTCCTACGGTGAAGAGCGTCCGGTCTGCACCGAGTCGAACGAGTCCTGCTGGTCGCAGAACCGTCGCGTCGAAATCGTCTACACCGCGCAGTAA
- the tolA gene encoding cell envelope integrity protein TolA, translated as MHADTLPPPHKQEPGWGLPLALAVLVHLLVALVFIVAWLWSPERNTEAAAGDPSVEASLSLSSSEAAAARQALRQSEKLEDLPAPVPEPVPVAVPEDTIPPPQPIEEPRPQDAPTPQQQQAQERVAQPDTKDQEAANALAISQEKAKQEQEAKRRQEQIDLTERKRQEEAEQKARLAKQQEEDAKKKIAEQQKVAADKAEADRQKKIADIRAKREQAEKEAKLAEQKLRQVAAARNAAGAAAASNSSQAQPAGGGGGTSDDLSAKYAAAIQAKVRDAWTRPDSVPLGQRCQVTITQIPGGQVLQAKVGANCPYDEAGKRSIEAAVLNAQPLPYRGFESVFNRTLNLTFTAQD; from the coding sequence ATGCACGCTGACACCCTGCCACCGCCGCACAAGCAGGAACCGGGCTGGGGCCTGCCGTTGGCCCTGGCCGTGCTGGTGCACCTGCTGGTCGCGCTGGTGTTCATCGTGGCCTGGCTGTGGTCGCCGGAGCGCAATACCGAAGCCGCCGCCGGCGATCCGTCGGTCGAGGCCAGCCTGTCGCTGTCTTCGTCCGAGGCCGCCGCCGCGCGCCAGGCCCTGCGCCAGTCGGAGAAGCTGGAAGACCTGCCCGCACCGGTGCCCGAGCCGGTGCCGGTCGCCGTGCCCGAAGACACCATTCCGCCGCCGCAGCCCATCGAGGAACCGCGCCCGCAGGATGCGCCCACGCCGCAGCAGCAACAGGCGCAGGAGCGCGTGGCCCAGCCGGACACCAAGGACCAGGAAGCGGCCAACGCCCTGGCCATCTCGCAGGAAAAGGCCAAGCAGGAGCAGGAAGCCAAGCGCCGCCAGGAGCAGATCGATCTGACCGAGCGCAAGCGCCAGGAAGAAGCCGAGCAGAAGGCACGCCTGGCCAAGCAGCAGGAAGAGGACGCCAAAAAGAAGATCGCCGAGCAGCAGAAGGTGGCGGCCGACAAGGCCGAGGCCGATCGGCAGAAGAAGATCGCCGACATCCGCGCCAAGCGCGAGCAGGCTGAAAAGGAAGCCAAGCTGGCCGAGCAGAAGCTGCGCCAGGTGGCCGCCGCCCGCAATGCCGCAGGCGCCGCTGCAGCCAGCAACAGCAGTCAGGCCCAGCCGGCCGGTGGCGGCGGGGGCACCAGCGATGATCTTTCGGCCAAGTACGCCGCGGCGATCCAGGCCAAGGTGCGCGATGCCTGGACGCGTCCGGACAGCGTGCCGCTGGGCCAGCGCTGCCAGGTGACCATCACCCAGATTCCGGGCGGCCAGGTGCTGCAGGCCAAGGTGGGCGCCAACTGCCCGTATGACGAGGCCGGCAAGCGCTCGATCGAAGCGGCGGTGCTCAATGCCCAGCCCCTGCCGTACCGGGGCTTCGAGTCGGTGTTCAACCGCACGCTCAACCTGACCTTCACTGCGCAGGACTGA
- the tolR gene encoding protein TolR, producing the protein MSAAIGRRKRRKLKSEINVVPYIDVMLVLLIIFMVTAPLLTLSFDVDLPQSNAKALESKQDPLIVSVRQDGQLSLKLPDAKEPAAVSAEELEGRLAGIAAQDKNVRVIVAADRAVAYEKVIAAMDVIKRAKVDKVGLATDAR; encoded by the coding sequence ATGTCCGCTGCCATCGGCCGCCGCAAGCGCCGCAAGCTGAAATCGGAAATCAACGTCGTTCCCTACATCGACGTCATGCTGGTGCTGTTGATCATCTTCATGGTCACCGCGCCGCTGCTTACCCTGAGCTTCGATGTCGACCTGCCGCAGTCCAACGCCAAGGCGCTGGAAAGCAAGCAGGATCCGCTGATCGTCTCGGTGCGCCAGGACGGCCAGCTCAGCCTGAAACTGCCCGACGCCAAGGAGCCGGCCGCCGTCAGCGCCGAGGAACTGGAAGGCCGCCTGGCCGGTATCGCCGCACAGGACAAGAATGTGCGCGTGATCGTCGCCGCCGACCGTGCCGTGGCCTATGAAAAGGTCATCGCTGCGATGGATGTCATCAAGCGCGCCAAAGTCGACAAGGTAGGCCTGGCCACCGATGCACGCTGA
- a CDS encoding integrase, protein MAPRPRKHNPSIPPHIDQVKIPKGMYWDATGRGRWYVLDTATGIDGPRKTRRTVAGPDAKLSELHGIMETGESTGTVEWVCAQYHDSAKFKGLATGTRDDYESARNVLINYPTNLGVPFGKLQVAKLRNHNFQRLVDKIESAGTPTKANKVLRYSRLVFRWALNRGLVDHNPAQGLEQAKERKRQRLPTDAAYAKLLAFAHERSMRTARTEGSVPAYLWMIMELGYLCRLRGIETLTLTEAQGTTEGLHTNRRKRSRDNLVEWTPRLRSAWDAAITRREAIIARHRLPVQMRAEQRHLFLAEHGEPLQKTSLDSTWQRFIQLAISSGVIVAEERFSLHDLKRKGGTDTVGNRAERQDALGVTDAMMKVYDKSIPKVRPASE, encoded by the coding sequence ATGGCACCTCGACCGAGAAAGCACAATCCATCGATCCCGCCACACATTGACCAGGTCAAGATTCCCAAGGGAATGTACTGGGATGCGACCGGCCGTGGGCGATGGTACGTATTGGACACGGCCACTGGCATCGACGGGCCCAGGAAGACCCGCCGCACAGTTGCCGGCCCTGACGCCAAGCTATCTGAGCTGCACGGCATCATGGAGACTGGCGAGAGCACCGGGACCGTGGAATGGGTATGCGCCCAGTATCACGACAGCGCGAAATTCAAAGGCCTGGCCACAGGCACCCGCGACGACTACGAGTCAGCGCGGAACGTGTTGATCAACTATCCCACCAACCTTGGCGTGCCATTCGGCAAGCTCCAAGTGGCAAAGCTGCGCAACCACAATTTTCAGCGCTTGGTCGACAAGATCGAATCAGCAGGCACGCCCACCAAGGCAAATAAGGTGCTGCGCTACTCGCGCCTGGTGTTCCGATGGGCGCTTAATCGAGGACTCGTTGACCACAATCCTGCACAGGGCTTGGAACAGGCGAAGGAGCGTAAGCGCCAGCGTCTTCCTACCGATGCAGCCTATGCAAAGCTGCTGGCATTCGCCCATGAGCGCTCCATGCGAACAGCCCGAACCGAGGGTTCGGTACCGGCCTATCTGTGGATGATCATGGAGCTGGGCTACCTCTGCAGACTGCGCGGCATTGAGACGCTCACGCTGACCGAGGCGCAAGGCACGACCGAGGGGTTGCACACGAATCGCCGGAAGCGCAGCCGCGACAACCTGGTGGAGTGGACCCCACGGCTGCGGAGCGCGTGGGATGCCGCGATCACGCGCCGCGAAGCCATCATCGCGCGCCACAGACTGCCGGTGCAGATGCGGGCCGAACAGCGCCACCTGTTCCTTGCAGAGCATGGCGAGCCGCTACAAAAGACCAGCTTGGACAGCACCTGGCAGCGCTTCATCCAACTCGCTATCAGCTCCGGGGTCATCGTGGCCGAGGAACGCTTCAGCCTGCACGATCTCAAACGAAAAGGTGGCACCGACACGGTGGGAAACCGTGCCGAGAGGCAGGACGCCCTGGGCGTCACCGACGCAATGATGAAGGTCTATGACAAGAGCATTCCGAAGGTGAGGCCAGCGTCGGAATAG
- the queC gene encoding 7-cyano-7-deazaguanine synthase QueC: protein MKKAVVLLSGGMDSAAVIAMAQEQGFAVHALSVRYGQRHTSELDAAVRVAKAQGVIAHKTVDVDLRSIGGSALTDDIDVPEAGGEGIPVTYVPARNTIMLSLALGWAEVLGANDIFCGVNAVDYSGYPDCRPEFIAAFQALANLATKAGVEGAGITVHAPLQFLSKAQIVSEGVRLGVDFGLTVSCYNADANGAACGHCDACRLRAQGFADAGVADPTLYA, encoded by the coding sequence ATGAAGAAGGCAGTCGTGCTTCTCTCCGGCGGCATGGATTCAGCCGCCGTCATCGCCATGGCCCAGGAACAGGGCTTTGCCGTGCATGCCCTGAGCGTGCGCTACGGCCAGCGCCATACCTCCGAACTGGACGCAGCGGTACGCGTGGCCAAGGCCCAGGGCGTCATCGCCCACAAGACCGTGGACGTGGACCTGCGCAGCATCGGCGGTTCGGCCCTGACCGATGACATCGACGTACCCGAAGCGGGCGGCGAGGGCATTCCGGTGACGTACGTGCCGGCTCGCAACACCATCATGCTGTCGCTGGCCCTGGGCTGGGCCGAAGTGCTCGGCGCCAACGACATCTTCTGCGGCGTCAACGCCGTGGATTACTCGGGCTACCCCGATTGCCGCCCCGAGTTCATTGCCGCCTTCCAGGCGCTGGCCAACCTGGCCACCAAGGCCGGCGTGGAAGGAGCGGGCATCACCGTGCACGCACCGCTGCAGTTCCTCAGCAAGGCGCAGATCGTCAGCGAAGGCGTGCGCCTGGGCGTGGATTTCGGCTTGACCGTGTCCTGCTACAACGCCGATGCCAACGGCGCCGCCTGCGGCCATTGCGATGCCTGCCGCCTGCGCGCACAGGGCTTCGCCGACGCCGGCGTAGCCGACCCCACGCTGTACGCCTGA
- the tolB gene encoding Tol-Pal system beta propeller repeat protein TolB, with protein MKKMPRWLAVFAALLLPFAAVAQQKGLDIDIIGGNASALPITVVPMPYQGSAGAPQTDVAGVVRADLERSGQFRTLPEAQIVEKPTRGGEIQFPTWRALKQNYIVVGRVMDAGAGAYRVEYELFDVPKGERLLGLAMTARGNAMRDVAHQMADAIYEKITGVRGAFWTRIAYVTASGKGDAMRYALMVADSDGYNPQTIVRSAEPLLSPSWSPDGGKLAYVSFERGNSAIYIQNISTGARELVTSFRGINSAPAFSPDGRKLALTLSRSGNPEIYVMDLGSKQLTQLTNHFAIDTEPTWAPDGSAVYFTSDRGGRPQVYKVGAGGGSAERVTFQGNYNAKPSVSYDGKKIAVAQGSGNSYKIAVMDSSLGSPRWNTLSVGSLDESPSFAPNASMVLYAAREGGRGVLYAVSADGRVRQRLVLADGDVREPAWSPYRTQR; from the coding sequence ATGAAGAAGATGCCTCGCTGGCTTGCCGTGTTTGCGGCCCTGTTGTTGCCTTTCGCTGCCGTCGCGCAGCAGAAGGGGCTGGATATCGACATCATCGGCGGCAATGCCTCCGCGCTGCCGATCACCGTCGTGCCGATGCCCTACCAGGGTTCGGCGGGCGCCCCGCAGACCGACGTGGCCGGCGTTGTCCGCGCCGACCTGGAGCGTTCGGGCCAGTTCCGCACGCTGCCCGAAGCGCAGATCGTGGAAAAGCCGACCCGTGGCGGTGAGATCCAGTTCCCGACCTGGCGCGCGCTGAAGCAGAACTACATCGTGGTCGGCCGGGTGATGGACGCCGGTGCCGGCGCCTACCGTGTGGAATATGAACTGTTCGACGTGCCCAAGGGCGAGCGCCTGCTGGGCCTGGCCATGACCGCACGCGGCAATGCCATGCGTGATGTGGCCCACCAGATGGCCGATGCCATCTACGAAAAGATCACCGGTGTGCGCGGCGCCTTCTGGACCCGCATCGCCTACGTCACCGCCAGCGGCAAGGGCGATGCCATGCGCTATGCGCTGATGGTGGCCGATTCGGATGGCTACAACCCGCAGACCATCGTCCGCTCGGCCGAGCCGCTGCTGTCGCCGTCGTGGAGCCCGGATGGCGGCAAGCTGGCCTATGTCAGCTTCGAGCGTGGCAATTCGGCCATCTACATCCAGAACATCTCCACCGGCGCCCGTGAGCTGGTTACCAGCTTCCGCGGCATCAACAGCGCCCCGGCGTTCTCGCCGGATGGCCGCAAGCTGGCCCTGACCCTGTCCCGTTCGGGCAACCCGGAAATCTACGTCATGGACCTGGGCAGCAAGCAGCTGACCCAGCTGACCAATCACTTCGCCATCGATACCGAGCCGACCTGGGCCCCGGACGGCAGCGCGGTGTACTTCACCTCCGACCGTGGCGGCCGTCCGCAGGTCTACAAGGTGGGTGCGGGCGGCGGCAGCGCCGAGCGCGTGACCTTCCAGGGCAACTACAACGCCAAGCCTTCGGTGTCCTATGACGGCAAGAAGATCGCCGTGGCACAGGGCTCGGGCAACAGCTACAAGATCGCGGTGATGGACAGCTCGCTGGGCTCCCCGCGCTGGAACACCCTGTCGGTCGGCTCGCTGGACGAGTCGCCGAGCTTCGCCCCCAACGCCAGCATGGTGCTGTACGCCGCTCGCGAAGGTGGCCGTGGTGTGCTGTATGCCGTCTCGGCTGATGGGCGCGTCCGCCAGCGCCTGGTCCTGGCCGATGGTGATGTGCGCGAACCGGCATGGTCCCCATACCGTACCCAGCGCTAA
- a CDS encoding S24 family peptidase: MLDNNELARRIRFAFEHSPRGTKARVAKECGINPQAITGWERKGAIDKAYIPALARHTGRRVEYFLDAGVDDKESQGDDVREAISLGERHAGEHVRVMQLDGEADMGDGRVNDDYPEIIKSMDFTPAYIRSVVGFVPAPGRLVLVTGRGDSMIPVVQPGESLIVDTGITSFDGDGIYLINTGNGQQIKALQDRGEAVYVVSANAGLYPAFPLPTGALIGGKVYLRNRIDRLN; the protein is encoded by the coding sequence ATGCTTGACAATAACGAACTAGCCCGGCGGATTCGCTTCGCCTTCGAACACTCCCCGCGCGGCACGAAAGCGCGGGTAGCCAAAGAGTGCGGAATCAATCCACAAGCCATTACAGGCTGGGAGCGGAAGGGCGCGATCGACAAAGCCTACATTCCCGCGCTCGCTCGCCATACCGGCCGCCGCGTGGAGTACTTCCTCGATGCTGGAGTGGACGACAAAGAGAGCCAGGGCGACGACGTGCGCGAAGCAATCTCACTAGGTGAGAGACATGCAGGCGAGCATGTGCGTGTCATGCAACTGGATGGGGAAGCCGACATGGGGGACGGACGGGTCAATGATGACTACCCGGAGATCATCAAATCGATGGACTTCACACCTGCATACATTCGATCGGTTGTCGGCTTTGTGCCGGCGCCTGGACGACTCGTCCTGGTGACCGGTCGAGGTGACTCTATGATTCCGGTAGTTCAGCCTGGCGAGTCGTTGATTGTCGACACCGGAATCACGTCCTTCGATGGCGACGGCATCTACCTGATCAACACTGGCAACGGCCAACAAATCAAAGCACTACAGGATCGCGGAGAAGCCGTCTATGTGGTGAGTGCAAACGCGGGCCTGTACCCGGCGTTTCCCCTACCGACAGGCGCACTTATCGGCGGGAAGGTGTACCTGCGAAACCGAATCGACCGGTTGAACTAA
- the queE gene encoding 7-carboxy-7-deazaguanine synthase QueE, translating to MTAVTPSAAVATPSEIVQSPLPRLKITEIFTSLQGEADTAGWPTVFVRLTGCPLRCQYCDTAYAFHGGTWWDIDDIVAEVLAQGVRHVCVTGGEPLAQKRCLVLLEKLCDAGMDVSLETSGALDVSAVDPRVSRVVDIKTPGSAEAARNRLENLPLLTARDQIKFVICSREDYDWAKGMLAEHALVERCTVFFSPSKGEITARQLADWIVEDRLPVRFQMQLHKILWNDEPGR from the coding sequence ATGACCGCCGTTACCCCGTCCGCCGCCGTCGCGACCCCCAGCGAAATCGTGCAGTCGCCGCTGCCCCGGCTGAAGATCACCGAGATCTTCACCTCGCTGCAGGGCGAAGCCGATACCGCCGGCTGGCCGACCGTGTTCGTGCGCCTCACCGGCTGCCCGCTGCGCTGCCAGTACTGCGACACGGCCTATGCCTTCCACGGCGGCACCTGGTGGGATATCGACGACATCGTGGCCGAGGTGCTGGCCCAGGGCGTGCGCCATGTCTGCGTGACCGGCGGCGAACCGCTGGCGCAGAAGCGCTGCCTGGTGCTGCTGGAAAAGCTGTGCGATGCCGGCATGGACGTCTCGCTGGAAACCTCCGGCGCACTGGATGTCAGCGCGGTCGACCCGCGCGTTTCGCGCGTTGTGGACATCAAGACGCCGGGCTCGGCCGAAGCCGCGCGCAATCGCCTGGAAAACCTGCCGCTGCTGACCGCGCGCGACCAGATCAAGTTCGTCATCTGCAGCCGCGAGGATTACGACTGGGCCAAGGGCATGCTGGCCGAACACGCGCTGGTCGAGCGCTGCACCGTGTTCTTCTCGCCCAGCAAGGGCGAGATCACCGCCCGCCAGCTGGCCGACTGGATCGTGGAAGACCGCTTGCCGGTGCGTTTCCAGATGCAGTTGCATAAAATTCTGTGGAACGACGAGCCGGGCCGATGA